A region of Nostoc sp. 'Peltigera membranacea cyanobiont' N6 DNA encodes the following proteins:
- a CDS encoding LemA family protein has translation MGLLIFSVALVAIVAVIIINGYNDLVKYRNRYKNAYSQIDVQLQRRYDLIPNLVETAKGYMKHERETLEAVIAARNSAINASSRAVQNPGDPQAMQQLGNAEGALTGALSRLMVLSESYPELKADRAMTQVMEELSSTENRIAFARQAFNDAVTLYNTKSESFPSNLVANTFNFTVAELLAEATPEIRNAPRVSF, from the coding sequence ATGGGGCTTTTAATATTTTCTGTTGCTTTAGTTGCCATTGTTGCTGTAATTATCATTAATGGCTACAACGATTTAGTCAAATATCGCAATCGGTACAAAAATGCTTATTCTCAAATCGATGTTCAATTGCAGCGCCGCTATGATTTAATTCCCAACTTAGTGGAAACTGCGAAAGGTTATATGAAACATGAACGAGAAACCCTAGAAGCAGTTATTGCTGCCCGGAATTCTGCAATTAATGCTAGCAGTCGTGCTGTGCAAAATCCTGGCGATCCTCAAGCGATGCAACAGTTGGGTAACGCTGAAGGGGCGCTGACGGGTGCGTTAAGCCGCTTGATGGTACTTTCAGAATCTTATCCAGAATTGAAAGCCGATCGCGCCATGACTCAAGTTATGGAAGAATTATCTTCCACTGAAAACCGGATTGCTTTTGCACGTCAGGCTTTTAATGATGCTGTAACACTTTACAACACCAAGAGCGAATCTTTCCCCAGCAATCTTGTGGCGAATACTTTTAACTTTACTGTCGCAGAATTACTCGCCGAAGCTACTCCAGAAATAAGAAATGCTCCCCGCGTGTCTTTTTAA
- a CDS encoding M48 family metallopeptidase, translated as MNFFEHQDRARQNTQQLIGLFSLSIAVMIMAIYIAALFLFRMAPRVWWHPGLFISVAGITIIAIAVGSLYKITCLRQGGSLIAQELGGSLLLPDMADEQGRQLLNIVEEMAIASGISVPQVYLLERETSINAFAAGFTPNDAVIGVTRGTLQHLSRDELQGVIGHEFSHILNGDMRLNLRLVGLLHGILFIYLTGELLWRIRGDFRLGKEDKGLPIWAFGLALMAIGGIGLLCGRLIKAAVSRQREFLADASAVQFTRNPNGLTGVFQKLQQMDSRLISPAAEAASHMFFGNALNPSFWENMFSTHPPLTERIRRVGGLNVSNLAAMPSRNQMRSPSQESLTMGFAGGSSATPEQFVNQVGSVTPEHFSHAQGLLSQLPESLRLGVREQHSAMALAFALALDSENIEIKQRQITWLREVQPPELVDKTLELSSEISQLDPKIRLPLVDLAVPILRQNSAKECQRLCKCVHGLVVATESLSLWHFVLQLILWHRLQPSINPTSTTTVEFTSIEQIWPDCLLVLSVIARVGHSQPDAYIEDIAYAFRSGVFRLPKAGEQEKPEIPLTCNFTELKKSIERLRLASPKLKQAIVDACAHTVLLDNKVTQSEADLLRAIAMTLDCPIPPFLNPQRSVSKQKKSS; from the coding sequence ATGAATTTCTTTGAACATCAGGATCGGGCACGCCAAAACACGCAACAATTAATTGGCTTATTTTCCCTGTCGATCGCAGTTATGATTATGGCGATTTACATTGCCGCTTTATTTCTGTTCCGCATGGCTCCCCGTGTTTGGTGGCATCCAGGATTATTTATCTCCGTAGCTGGGATTACAATAATTGCGATCGCAGTCGGAAGCTTATATAAAATTACCTGTCTCCGTCAAGGCGGAAGTTTAATTGCTCAGGAGTTGGGGGGAAGCCTCCTACTCCCAGATATGGCAGATGAACAAGGGCGACAACTATTAAATATTGTCGAGGAAATGGCGATCGCTTCTGGTATTTCTGTCCCACAAGTTTATCTCCTTGAAAGAGAAACCAGCATTAATGCCTTTGCTGCCGGATTTACGCCCAATGATGCTGTAATTGGAGTTACCCGTGGAACTTTGCAACACTTGAGCCGAGATGAGCTACAAGGAGTGATTGGCCACGAATTCAGTCATATTCTCAATGGAGATATGCGGCTCAATTTGCGTTTGGTGGGACTATTACACGGGATTTTGTTCATTTATTTAACTGGGGAGTTGTTGTGGCGAATTCGCGGTGATTTCCGTTTAGGAAAAGAAGATAAGGGTTTACCTATCTGGGCTTTTGGTTTAGCACTGATGGCAATTGGCGGTATCGGATTACTCTGCGGGCGATTGATTAAAGCCGCTGTCTCTCGCCAACGCGAATTTCTCGCCGATGCTTCGGCTGTACAGTTTACTCGCAACCCCAACGGACTTACCGGAGTCTTCCAAAAACTCCAACAGATGGATTCGCGGTTGATTTCGCCCGCAGCAGAAGCCGCTAGCCACATGTTTTTTGGCAATGCCCTCAACCCCTCTTTCTGGGAAAATATGTTTTCTACCCACCCGCCCCTAACAGAACGTATCCGCCGCGTTGGGGGTTTGAACGTCAGCAATTTGGCAGCAATGCCATCTCGCAATCAAATGCGTTCCCCCTCCCAGGAATCTCTAACAATGGGCTTTGCTGGTGGTTCTAGCGCCACGCCAGAACAGTTTGTAAACCAGGTAGGAAGCGTTACCCCAGAGCATTTTTCCCATGCTCAAGGGCTGTTATCGCAGTTACCAGAATCTCTACGCTTGGGCGTGCGAGAACAGCACAGTGCAATGGCGCTCGCTTTTGCTCTAGCATTAGATTCTGAAAATATCGAGATCAAACAACGTCAAATTACTTGGTTACGCGAGGTGCAGCCGCCTGAGTTGGTAGATAAAACCTTGGAATTGAGTAGCGAAATTAGCCAGTTAGATCCTAAAATTCGTTTACCACTTGTAGATTTGGCAGTACCCATATTGCGCCAAAATTCTGCCAAAGAATGCCAAAGGTTGTGTAAATGCGTCCACGGTTTAGTTGTAGCCACCGAAAGTTTATCACTGTGGCATTTCGTGTTGCAGTTAATACTGTGGCATCGTCTCCAACCTAGTATAAATCCCACGTCTACTACAACGGTAGAATTCACCTCCATAGAACAGATTTGGCCAGATTGTCTATTAGTACTATCTGTAATTGCTCGCGTTGGACACTCTCAGCCCGATGCCTACATCGAGGACATTGCCTATGCTTTTCGTTCTGGAGTTTTTCGACTTCCTAAAGCCGGAGAGCAAGAAAAACCAGAAATACCACTTACCTGTAATTTCACTGAACTTAAGAAGAGTATTGAACGCCTTCGCCTTGCTAGTCCAAAACTCAAGCAAGCTATTGTAGATGCCTGCGCTCACACGGTACTATTAGACAACAAAGTTACGCAGTCAGAAGCAGATTTGCTCAGAGCGATCGCCATGACTCTAGACTGTCCTATTCCCCCATTTTTAAATCCTCAGCGTAGTGTTTCAAAACAGAAAAAATCTTCTTAA
- a CDS encoding bifunctional sterol desaturase/short chain dehydrogenase has translation MIKILAENLMGIEAGLQTNWVWLNTSLQFVSWGLFSLLLAEVLRDSYHALCHQVNWLAKWHNKHHAAYRRDLSIVSLKIYQESQLYHDILESSLLLVILVVIALIVQQMGLWLGVAYGSTFLYGASMRYFQGKIDTDFNHLPGPLETIPSIWWVNRSYHWRHHFDDVNAYYSGVFPLVDKIIGTGLSLKGKTIALTGASGALGQALAAELVKNNAKVVALSTNPEKLVEQVGVKVVPWQLGNEAELRNSLEKVDILIINHGINVYASRTPEAINSSYEVNTFSALRLMDIFVTTVTGPQAKATKEIWVNTSEAEVSPALSPLYELSKRSLGDIVTLKRLDGDCVIRKLILGPFKSQLNPYGVMSAQQVARAILFFARRDFRNIIVAINPLTYLLFPLKEISTSLYYRVFTRTAKS, from the coding sequence ATGATAAAAATATTAGCTGAAAACTTGATGGGAATTGAAGCAGGATTACAAACTAATTGGGTTTGGTTAAATACCAGCTTGCAGTTTGTTAGCTGGGGACTTTTTTCACTTTTGCTTGCTGAGGTCTTGAGAGACAGCTATCATGCTTTGTGTCACCAAGTCAACTGGCTTGCTAAATGGCACAACAAGCACCATGCAGCCTATCGCCGCGATTTATCGATAGTTTCCCTGAAAATTTATCAAGAATCCCAACTCTATCACGACATTTTAGAGTCGAGTCTACTGCTGGTGATATTGGTAGTCATTGCCTTAATTGTCCAGCAGATGGGGTTATGGCTGGGAGTAGCTTATGGTTCCACCTTCTTGTATGGCGCGTCTATGCGATATTTCCAGGGAAAAATTGATACAGATTTCAACCACCTCCCCGGCCCTTTAGAGACAATTCCATCCATTTGGTGGGTGAATCGCTCTTATCATTGGCGGCATCATTTTGATGATGTCAATGCTTATTACAGTGGTGTCTTTCCCCTGGTGGATAAAATTATTGGTACAGGACTATCTCTCAAGGGGAAAACCATCGCTTTAACCGGAGCATCAGGAGCATTAGGGCAAGCGCTGGCGGCTGAACTTGTCAAGAATAATGCTAAAGTTGTGGCATTAAGCACTAATCCAGAAAAATTAGTAGAGCAAGTTGGGGTGAAGGTGGTTCCCTGGCAATTGGGTAATGAAGCCGAACTGAGGAATAGTTTAGAGAAAGTAGATATTTTAATTATCAACCACGGAATTAATGTCTACGCCAGCCGCACACCAGAGGCTATCAATTCCTCTTATGAGGTGAACACCTTTTCAGCATTACGGTTGATGGATATATTTGTGACAACTGTAACAGGGCCACAAGCAAAAGCAACGAAGGAAATTTGGGTAAACACTTCTGAAGCTGAGGTTTCTCCAGCGCTGAGTCCGCTTTATGAACTCAGCAAGCGATCGCTAGGTGATATAGTTACCCTCAAGCGATTAGACGGGGATTGTGTAATTCGCAAGTTAATTCTTGGCCCATTTAAGAGTCAACTTAATCCTTATGGAGTGATGTCTGCACAGCAAGTTGCTCGTGCTATCTTATTTTTCGCTCGGCGAGACTTCCGCAATATTATTGTGGCAATAAATCCTCTCACCTATCTGCTGTTTCCCTTAAAAGAAATTAGTACGTCGCTATACTATCGAGTTTTCACCCGAACAGCAAAAAGTTAA
- a CDS encoding HNH endonuclease: protein MKKLVPSSLDPYQVFNDIASVKRLEKGERLKRIAPEICNSYKIYCNSISDLSVMYPIGFTGLEKEDLEDCYLGKTNPLNRLLADIIESQALPIRSQCQYCGMGSANTFDHYLPRSIFPEFAVFSLNLLPCCDTCNKHKSNVFINNLEGKRQIINLYYDNLISECYLNVSIYYKDDVPIAEYSLVQTSGISDSQFCLIKSHYSKLKLLERFRKRSSEVLSETQSSIKTHIKTKSIERVRQFLLEEAQRLRDIFSNNHWKVVLHEGMANSSKFIEDCCLTQ, encoded by the coding sequence ATGAAAAAATTAGTTCCATCTTCATTAGACCCGTATCAGGTATTTAATGATATAGCTTCAGTTAAAAGGTTAGAAAAAGGAGAACGTTTAAAAAGAATAGCTCCAGAAATCTGTAATTCTTATAAAATTTATTGTAATTCTATATCTGACCTTTCAGTAATGTACCCAATAGGTTTTACCGGATTAGAGAAAGAAGATTTAGAAGATTGTTATTTAGGTAAGACAAATCCACTGAATAGACTTTTGGCTGATATTATAGAGTCACAAGCTTTACCTATACGTAGTCAATGTCAGTACTGTGGTATGGGTTCTGCTAATACATTTGACCACTATTTACCAAGAAGTATTTTTCCAGAATTTGCAGTTTTCTCTTTAAATTTATTGCCTTGTTGCGATACCTGTAATAAGCATAAATCTAACGTATTTATTAATAATCTAGAAGGCAAAAGACAAATAATCAATTTATACTATGATAATTTGATATCTGAGTGTTATTTAAATGTTTCTATTTATTACAAGGATGATGTCCCAATTGCAGAATATTCTTTAGTGCAAACAAGTGGTATTTCTGATAGTCAATTTTGTTTAATTAAATCACATTATTCTAAATTAAAATTGCTAGAAAGATTTCGGAAGCGTTCATCAGAAGTATTATCAGAAACACAATCTAGTATTAAAACACACATAAAAACAAAATCCATTGAACGGGTGAGACAATTTTTATTAGAAGAAGCTCAACGTTTAAGGGATATATTTTCAAACAATCACTGGAAAGTAGTATTGCATGAAGGAATGGCAAACAGTTCTAAGTTTATTGAAGATTGTTGCTTAACTCAATAA
- a CDS encoding XisI protein produces MDTLDNYRQIIQKILNEYAQLPYAYGELERQLIIDKTANHYLLLTLGWENNQRVHGCLVHIDIINDKIWIQRDGTEYGIANELVNAGIPKNQIVLAFQPVDIRQYTEFAVT; encoded by the coding sequence ATGGATACCTTAGATAACTATCGCCAAATCATTCAAAAAATATTAAACGAATACGCCCAACTCCCCTATGCTTACGGAGAACTAGAAAGACAACTAATTATAGACAAAACCGCTAACCATTACCTACTACTAACACTAGGCTGGGAAAATAATCAACGAGTGCATGGTTGCTTAGTCCATATTGACATCATCAACGATAAAATCTGGATTCAAAGAGACGGTACAGAATACGGTATAGCCAACGAACTTGTTAACGCTGGTATTCCTAAAAATCAAATTGTTCTCGCTTTCCAACCAGTCGATATCAGACAGTACACTGAATTTGCAGTTACTTAA
- a CDS encoding mechanosensitive ion channel family protein: MRFQFLAIASSMAVCVVSVPKATAQIPFLPQLQAPSSVSNDSDNRVVSGWIYLDGRRLFQIAASRTNFPERSEDIQKKLEKIGQNYFQSPAKTAIKVEVRKVNELPVIYVNDQYLMTVTSEDAGLRQVDISTSANQVAESLQEDLQQAKQERQTQSLIDQGKIATGTGVIMVIMSLGLYGWQRRSQKDSDSVNPIASQPPRELLNSPISPAANQPITTQLNQQQKKHLQEVKRRLFQLSQAGIWGGGSFFILGLFPYTRGFQVGILNAFQFPLRLGVVCLGIYVAIRLTYALIDRFASTLISSGAFLTPESSARLQLRVSTFSGVTKSITTAIWIGVGFLLALVSLGIDIVPLLAGASLVGVALSLASQNLIKDAINGFLIILEDQYALGDVINVGDVGGLVENLNLRMTQVRDSEGRLITIPNGEIKVVANLSSRWSRADLTVPIAYQANTEEALKLIETVAFEMNQEMQWQRQILEPPQVLGIDQFGDRGLIIRVWIKTQPLKQWDVAREFRRRLKVALDEAGISISVPQQAIWVNDEQSLNFQGNGKTH; encoded by the coding sequence GTGCGTTTTCAATTTTTGGCGATCGCTAGTTCAATGGCCGTATGCGTTGTATCTGTACCGAAAGCCACAGCCCAGATTCCATTTTTACCGCAACTGCAAGCTCCCAGCAGTGTGAGCAATGATTCAGATAACAGAGTTGTTTCGGGCTGGATTTATTTAGATGGTCGTCGGTTATTTCAAATAGCGGCATCAAGAACCAACTTTCCTGAACGTTCAGAAGATATTCAAAAGAAGTTGGAGAAAATTGGTCAAAATTACTTTCAGTCACCAGCAAAAACAGCAATCAAGGTAGAAGTTCGGAAAGTCAACGAATTACCAGTAATTTATGTCAATGACCAATATCTGATGACCGTTACTTCCGAGGATGCTGGACTGCGACAAGTAGATATATCGACATCGGCAAATCAAGTCGCTGAATCGTTACAAGAAGACTTACAACAAGCAAAGCAAGAAAGACAAACTCAATCTTTAATCGACCAAGGTAAAATTGCTACGGGTACCGGAGTAATAATGGTGATTATGAGTTTGGGTCTATATGGCTGGCAGCGACGTTCCCAAAAGGATTCAGATTCAGTCAATCCTATCGCCTCCCAACCCCCCAGAGAACTGCTAAACTCCCCAATTTCACCAGCAGCAAATCAACCAATTACAACACAACTGAATCAACAGCAAAAGAAGCATCTTCAAGAAGTCAAAAGACGATTATTTCAGCTAAGTCAAGCCGGGATTTGGGGAGGTGGAAGCTTTTTTATTTTGGGTCTATTTCCCTATACACGAGGGTTTCAGGTAGGAATTCTTAATGCTTTCCAATTCCCTTTGCGATTAGGTGTTGTATGCCTAGGAATCTATGTAGCCATCCGTTTGACATACGCCCTAATTGACCGCTTCGCCTCCACTCTGATCAGTAGTGGTGCTTTCCTGACCCCAGAAAGTTCTGCACGGCTACAACTGCGAGTTTCCACATTTTCTGGCGTGACTAAAAGTATCACTACTGCTATCTGGATAGGAGTAGGTTTTTTGCTAGCGCTGGTATCCTTGGGGATAGATATTGTTCCCTTGCTAGCGGGTGCCAGTTTAGTTGGTGTTGCATTATCTTTGGCCTCACAAAACTTAATTAAAGATGCGATTAATGGTTTTCTGATTATTTTAGAAGACCAGTATGCTTTAGGCGATGTAATTAATGTGGGAGACGTGGGAGGCTTAGTAGAAAATCTGAATCTGCGGATGACCCAAGTGCGGGATTCCGAAGGGCGCTTGATCACAATTCCCAATGGTGAAATTAAAGTTGTAGCGAATCTTTCTAGTCGTTGGTCACGTGCCGATTTAACGGTTCCCATCGCCTATCAAGCCAATACAGAAGAGGCTTTGAAGTTGATTGAAACAGTTGCTTTCGAGATGAACCAAGAAATGCAATGGCAGCGTCAAATTTTGGAACCGCCGCAAGTTTTGGGAATAGATCAATTTGGCGATCGCGGTTTGATTATTCGTGTCTGGATTAAAACACAGCCCCTCAAGCAATGGGATGTAGCACGGGAGTTTCGCCGCCGTCTGAAAGTTGCCCTAGACGAAGCCGGAATTTCCATTTCTGTGCCTCAACAAGCAATTTGGGTAAATGACGAGCAGTCGTTAAATTTTCAGGGTAACGGCAAAACCCATTAA
- a CDS encoding DUF1350 family protein codes for MDWKEIRGNWVIIPRNPIGIIHFLGGAFVATAPHITYRWLLEQLASKGYVVIATPFVNTLDHTAIAKSVLLNFDRTLERLHDSGALRKLYFPIYGLGHSMGCKLHLLIGSLFKVERAGNILISFNNYAAKEAIPLVEQFNSTFAIEFTPSPLETNKLVQERYNIRRNLLIKFSNDTIDQSAALTKILQERFDEMVTAQTLPGNHTTPLGQDIKWQTGTSFTPFDALGQWFKQEAYRDLNQLKSSILLWVNPLAPP; via the coding sequence ATGGACTGGAAAGAAATCAGAGGTAATTGGGTAATCATTCCCCGAAATCCCATAGGTATCATCCATTTTTTAGGAGGTGCATTTGTCGCCACTGCACCACACATCACTTATCGCTGGTTACTCGAACAACTGGCAAGTAAAGGCTATGTTGTAATTGCTACGCCTTTCGTCAACACATTGGATCATACTGCGATCGCCAAATCTGTGCTGTTAAACTTTGACCGCACCCTCGAACGCTTACATGACTCTGGGGCATTACGCAAGCTTTACTTCCCCATCTATGGTCTTGGACACAGTATGGGCTGTAAACTCCACTTGCTGATTGGTAGCCTTTTTAAAGTAGAACGCGCAGGTAATATTTTAATATCCTTCAACAACTACGCCGCTAAAGAAGCTATCCCCCTAGTAGAACAGTTCAATTCTACTTTTGCAATCGAGTTTACCCCCTCACCCTTGGAAACCAACAAGCTTGTCCAAGAGCGTTACAATATTCGGCGCAATTTATTAATCAAATTTAGTAATGACACCATCGATCAATCAGCAGCTTTAACCAAAATCTTACAAGAACGTTTTGATGAAATGGTTACAGCGCAAACCTTACCAGGAAATCACACAACACCTCTAGGTCAAGACATTAAATGGCAAACTGGAACATCTTTCACCCCCTTTGACGCATTAGGGCAATGGTTCAAGCAAGAAGCATACCGCGACTTGAATCAGCTAAAAAGTTCCATTCTCTTGTGGGTAAATCCTCTTGCACCGCCATAA
- a CDS encoding element excision factor XisH family protein, with amino-acid sequence MPARDIYHNAVRNALEKDSWQITKDPFILKWGTRDLYIDLGAEKLIAAEKSGEKIAVEIKSFIGASPVTDLENALGQYILYRTSI; translated from the coding sequence ATGCCAGCTAGAGATATTTACCATAATGCCGTTAGGAACGCCTTAGAAAAAGATAGTTGGCAAATCACCAAAGATCCATTTATTCTCAAATGGGGTACAAGAGATTTATATATTGATTTAGGTGCAGAAAAACTCATAGCCGCCGAAAAAAGCGGAGAGAAAATAGCAGTCGAAATTAAAAGCTTTATAGGTGCTTCTCCAGTCACTGACCTAGAAAATGCTTTAGGACAATATATCTTATATAGGACTAGTATTTGA
- a CDS encoding element excision factor XisH family protein — MYFKNQILVLYYDILTRLEPDRRLYLAIRQETYSELFQEPIGKILLENQRLCLLVFDSKREVVLQWIP, encoded by the coding sequence GTGTATTTCAAAAATCAAATATTAGTCCTATATTACGACATTCTCACTCGCTTGGAACCTGACCGCCGCTTGTATCTGGCTATTCGTCAAGAAACTTACTCAGAACTATTTCAAGAACCAATTGGTAAAATATTATTAGAAAATCAACGCCTTTGTTTACTTGTCTTTGACTCAAAACGAGAGGTGGTACTGCAATGGATACCTTAG
- the ahcY gene encoding adenosylhomocysteinase, which translates to MTATSPRLKHEVKDLGLAALGRQRIEWAGREMPVLKQIRDRFAIEKPFAGLRLVACAHITTETAHLAIALKAGGADALLIASNPLSTQDDVAASLVADHEIPVFAQKGEDNATYNRHVQIALDHRPNIIVDDGSDVVAALIQHRQHQIADLIGSTEETTTGIVRLRAMFREGVLTFPAVNVNDADTKHFFDNRYGTGQSTLDGIIRATNILLAGKNIVVVGYGWCGKGTALRARGMGANVIVTEIDPIKAIEAVMDGFRVLPMAKAASEGDIFITVTGNKHVIRGEHFDVMKDGAIVCNSGHFDLELDLKYLAAQAKEVKEVRPFTEEYKLKNGKSVVVLGQGRLINLAAAEGHPSAVMDMSFANQALACEFLVKNKGKLEPGLHSIPVEVDQEIARLKLEAIGIKIDSLTPDQIEYINSWTSGT; encoded by the coding sequence ATGACCGCAACTTCTCCCCGATTAAAGCACGAGGTTAAAGACCTCGGCCTAGCTGCCTTGGGTAGACAGCGCATTGAATGGGCTGGACGCGAAATGCCAGTTTTGAAGCAAATCCGCGATCGCTTTGCGATCGAAAAACCATTCGCTGGTTTACGCCTTGTAGCTTGCGCCCACATTACAACAGAAACAGCACACTTGGCGATCGCTCTGAAAGCCGGTGGTGCAGATGCGCTTTTAATTGCTAGTAACCCCTTATCAACTCAAGATGACGTAGCCGCTAGCCTCGTCGCCGATCATGAAATTCCCGTCTTTGCTCAAAAAGGCGAAGATAACGCAACTTATAACCGCCACGTCCAAATAGCTTTAGATCATCGCCCCAACATTATTGTTGATGACGGTAGCGATGTGGTTGCGGCTTTAATCCAACACCGCCAACACCAAATCGCTGATTTGATTGGTAGCACCGAAGAAACCACCACTGGTATTGTGCGCCTACGCGCCATGTTTAGAGAAGGCGTTCTCACCTTCCCCGCAGTCAACGTCAACGACGCCGACACCAAGCACTTCTTTGATAATCGCTATGGTACTGGGCAATCAACCCTAGATGGCATTATCCGCGCCACCAATATTTTGTTGGCTGGTAAAAACATTGTCGTCGTCGGTTATGGCTGGTGTGGTAAAGGTACAGCCCTCCGCGCTCGTGGAATGGGTGCTAACGTCATCGTCACCGAAATCGACCCCATCAAGGCAATTGAAGCCGTAATGGATGGCTTCCGCGTCCTGCCAATGGCTAAAGCTGCATCTGAAGGTGATATTTTTATCACTGTGACTGGTAACAAGCACGTCATTCGCGGCGAACACTTCGATGTCATGAAAGATGGTGCGATCGTTTGTAACTCTGGTCACTTTGACTTAGAACTTGATTTGAAATACTTGGCTGCACAAGCGAAGGAAGTTAAAGAAGTTCGTCCTTTCACCGAAGAGTATAAATTGAAAAATGGTAAATCAGTTGTCGTTCTCGGACAAGGACGCTTGATTAACCTAGCTGCGGCTGAAGGACACCCCAGCGCAGTAATGGATATGAGTTTTGCGAACCAAGCCTTGGCTTGTGAATTCCTGGTGAAGAATAAAGGTAAGTTGGAACCTGGTTTGCACTCAATTCCGGTTGAAGTCGATCAAGAAATTGCTCGATTGAAGTTGGAAGCTATTGGTATCAAGATTGATAGTTTGACACCCGATCAAATTGAGTACATCAATTCTTGGACAAGTGGAACTTAA
- a CDS encoding AAA family ATPase: MTALNDIIYCKHNIDELEQVPGFRISLLRFSEAEKAFNEAGIIFRDEENLIDAKNFIFNFSCKVPGALAEHIIDFDFSYNETGLYRITAIIGKNGTGKTQVLANFAHSMSGLKRNSGIFSPARPSFSKVIAISYSVFDEFDRPPETSLTFSYKYCGIRENDRLLNAQQIRSKLINAIIQIQQNSRLQQWTKIIEALLDTTIDISEITNTTTDSNLLFYEGLSSGQRILALVMTEVIANISEESIILFDEPEIHLHPDALASVARAFHILLEAFNSYAIIATHSPILLQEIPAKCVIVFRKQGNYPVVSQLGIECFGENLTTITDEVFETSEERNNYRTHLKNLSENYSYEEIIELFDRQLSLNAKSFLLSIYEEKIEEDDV; this comes from the coding sequence TTGACTGCTCTTAATGATATTATTTACTGTAAACATAATATAGACGAGCTTGAGCAAGTACCTGGATTTCGTATCTCGTTGCTAAGATTTAGTGAAGCAGAAAAAGCTTTCAATGAAGCTGGAATTATATTTAGAGATGAAGAAAACTTAATTGATGCAAAAAACTTTATATTTAATTTTTCATGTAAAGTACCAGGTGCATTAGCAGAACATATAATTGATTTTGATTTTTCATATAATGAAACAGGACTATACAGAATTACGGCAATTATTGGTAAGAATGGAACTGGAAAGACACAAGTACTTGCAAATTTTGCTCATTCCATGAGTGGGCTAAAACGAAACTCAGGAATATTTAGTCCAGCACGTCCTAGCTTTAGCAAAGTAATTGCAATATCATATAGTGTATTTGATGAGTTTGATCGTCCTCCAGAAACTAGTCTTACTTTTAGTTATAAATATTGCGGTATTAGAGAAAATGATCGGCTTCTTAATGCTCAACAAATTCGTAGTAAACTTATTAATGCAATTATTCAAATACAACAAAATAGTCGCTTACAACAGTGGACTAAAATTATTGAAGCGCTTTTAGATACAACAATTGATATTTCAGAGATAACAAACACTACTACTGACTCTAATTTACTATTCTATGAAGGTTTAAGTTCAGGACAACGTATTCTTGCTTTAGTTATGACTGAAGTAATTGCAAATATTTCAGAAGAATCAATTATACTATTTGATGAACCAGAAATCCATTTACATCCTGATGCACTCGCTTCAGTCGCTAGAGCATTTCATATCCTTTTAGAAGCATTTAATTCCTATGCTATTATTGCAACTCATTCACCTATACTTCTACAAGAAATCCCTGCCAAATGCGTCATAGTTTTCAGAAAGCAAGGTAATTATCCAGTTGTTAGCCAGCTAGGAATTGAGTGTTTTGGTGAAAATTTGACAACTATAACAGATGAGGTTTTTGAGACATCAGAAGAGCGTAATAATTACCGTACCCATCTTAAAAACCTGTCGGAAAATTATAGTTATGAGGAAATTATTGAATTATTTGATCGGCAGTTAAGCCTTAATGCTAAATCTTTTCTGCTCTCAATTTATGAAGAAAAGATAGAGGAAGATGATGTATGA